A single Paenibacillus sp. FSL R5-0517 DNA region contains:
- a CDS encoding glycoside hydrolase family 5 protein gives MIRTLFSKGKLLLLAAAVVSSTLLSSSQVSASTAYTGMRNISSQQIVNEMKVGWNLGNTLDATGGETNWGNPLTTKSMIDKIKEAGFNTVRIPITWDGHMGGSPNYIIDSNFMDRVEQVVNYALDNNMYVIINLHHENAWIKPFYANEAQTTAQLTKVWTQIANRFKAYGDYVVFETMNEPRPVGTPSEWTGGTAENRDVVNKFNLAAVNAIRSTGGNNTSRHIMIPTIAASASSIALDNLVFPNNDSRIIVSVHMYSPYLFAMDNAATSSWGTAQDKAALDAEFDAVYNKFVKNGRAVVIGEMGTINKNNTSVRASHAAYFAQSARARSMTPIWWDNNATTAWQSDTYGLFNRSALSWYFPEIAQAFVNGAGGVPGGNSTILFNFTSSSEGWTGANLAGGPWMVNEWSSNGSSSLKADVNLSGAAQYSLFSSTGQNLSGKSQLKAVVRHATWGNQGTGMNAKIYIKTGSSYTWNDGGSVQINSSTSGTVLTLNLSGITNLHDVREIGIQFITGANASGASSIYVDYVNVQ, from the coding sequence TTGATACGTACACTATTTTCTAAAGGGAAACTGCTGCTATTGGCAGCAGCAGTTGTCAGCTCCACACTTCTCTCTTCGTCGCAGGTATCAGCATCTACTGCTTACACTGGTATGCGCAATATCTCATCTCAACAAATCGTAAATGAAATGAAGGTAGGTTGGAATTTAGGGAACACGCTGGATGCTACAGGTGGAGAGACGAATTGGGGCAATCCATTAACAACGAAGAGCATGATCGACAAGATTAAGGAAGCCGGATTCAATACGGTACGTATTCCAATCACCTGGGACGGTCACATGGGTGGAAGTCCGAATTATATTATTGATTCGAATTTTATGGACAGGGTGGAGCAAGTCGTTAATTATGCACTGGATAACAATATGTACGTTATTATTAATCTGCATCATGAAAATGCTTGGATTAAGCCATTTTATGCGAATGAGGCTCAAACTACTGCACAATTGACAAAAGTTTGGACTCAGATTGCGAACCGTTTCAAGGCCTATGGAGATTATGTTGTTTTTGAAACTATGAACGAACCGAGACCAGTAGGTACACCTTCTGAATGGACTGGGGGGACTGCTGAAAACCGCGATGTCGTGAATAAATTCAATCTGGCTGCAGTCAATGCAATCAGAAGTACAGGCGGAAACAATACGAGTCGTCATATCATGATTCCGACTATTGCAGCATCAGCGAGTTCTATAGCCTTGGATAATTTGGTCTTCCCTAACAATGACAGTCGGATAATCGTATCCGTTCATATGTATTCCCCGTATTTATTTGCTATGGACAATGCGGCTACTTCCTCCTGGGGAACCGCACAAGATAAAGCGGCTCTTGATGCAGAGTTCGATGCAGTGTACAACAAGTTCGTTAAGAATGGTAGAGCTGTCGTTATTGGTGAGATGGGAACGATCAATAAGAACAATACTTCCGTTAGAGCATCACACGCTGCATATTTTGCTCAATCCGCAAGAGCCAGAAGCATGACTCCCATTTGGTGGGACAACAATGCTACAACGGCTTGGCAATCCGATACCTATGGTTTATTTAATAGAAGCGCCTTGAGCTGGTATTTCCCCGAAATTGCACAAGCATTTGTTAACGGTGCTGGAGGAGTACCTGGTGGAAATTCAACAATTCTCTTTAATTTTACGTCGAGTAGTGAGGGATGGACCGGGGCTAATTTAGCAGGTGGACCTTGGATGGTTAATGAATGGAGCAGCAATGGTAGTAGTTCCCTTAAGGCGGATGTTAACTTATCGGGAGCAGCTCAATATTCTTTGTTTAGTTCAACAGGTCAGAACCTAAGTGGAAAGTCACAACTGAAAGCTGTAGTCCGTCATGCTACATGGGGAAACCAAGGAACAGGGATGAATGCTAAAATTTATATCAAAACAGGAAGTTCATATACCTGGAATGATGGAGGTAGTGTCCAAATAAACTCAAGTACTTCGGGTACTGTATTGACACTGAACCTATCTGGTATAACTAATCTACATGATGTAAGAGAAATTGGGATTCAATTTATTACAGGAGCAAATGCATCAGGAGCTTCATCTATCTATGTAGATTATGTAAATGTTCAATGA
- a CDS encoding LysR family transcriptional regulator codes for MEIRVLRYFVTVAREGSITGAADFLHVTQPTLSRQLKDLEQELGKKLFIRSSHSIILTDEGMLLRNRAEEILDMVDKLEDEFKSMEETVGGDIYLGGGETDAMKQIARVARDLQSRYPNIRYHLYSGNEDDVTERLDKGLLDFGVLIEPANISKYNYINIPAKDVWGVVMRKDSPLAVKDSIQASDLIQAPLICSRQAIKQTFSKNDFADWFGEDFNKLNVVTTYNLAYNAGAMVEGGIGYAIAIDKIVNTSNESKLCFRPLEPRLESGLNIVWKKHHVLSAAADKLLKAIQEKF; via the coding sequence ATGGAAATTAGAGTTTTGCGTTATTTCGTTACGGTCGCAAGGGAAGGAAGCATAACCGGTGCCGCAGATTTTTTACATGTGACACAACCCACGCTTTCCAGACAATTGAAGGATCTTGAACAAGAATTGGGAAAAAAACTGTTTATTCGCAGCAGTCACAGCATCATTCTCACCGATGAAGGCATGCTTTTAAGGAACAGGGCAGAAGAAATCCTAGATATGGTCGACAAACTGGAAGACGAGTTTAAATCAATGGAGGAAACGGTAGGCGGAGATATCTATTTGGGTGGTGGAGAAACAGACGCTATGAAACAGATCGCGCGAGTCGCAAGAGACCTCCAATCACGTTATCCCAATATACGATATCACCTTTACAGCGGAAACGAAGATGATGTGACAGAACGGCTTGACAAAGGATTGTTGGACTTCGGGGTTTTAATTGAACCGGCTAATATATCCAAATACAACTACATCAATATCCCGGCTAAGGATGTGTGGGGCGTTGTGATGAGGAAGGATAGTCCCCTTGCTGTCAAAGACTCAATTCAAGCCTCGGATTTGATTCAAGCTCCATTAATCTGTTCTCGACAAGCGATCAAACAAACTTTTTCCAAAAATGATTTTGCTGATTGGTTCGGTGAGGATTTCAATAAATTAAATGTCGTAACAACCTACAATCTGGCCTATAATGCAGGGGCTATGGTTGAGGGAGGCATTGGTTACGCCATAGCGATTGATAAAATAGTGAATACGTCCAATGAGAGCAAGCTGTGTTTCAGACCGCTGGAGCCACGACTTGAATCCGGCTTGAATATCGTTTGGAAAAAACATCATGTCTTATCGGCAGCAGCCGATAAGTTGCTAAAAGCAATTCAAGAAAAGTTTTGA
- a CDS encoding cyclophilin-like fold protein, translated as MTRILKTVLISTLGLILFVACSRAPTPEASEEPDNEPEVQIPIENEETEPEEESNNEEEGILSDLTIRVNNHTFQATIEDNQTAREFISLLPMTVTLKDHLSNEKFFDLSSGLTTNPSNPGRINTGDLMLYGSRTLVLFYDSFNTSYSYTRIGSIEDSAGLAQALGSGDVEVTFDISRTEGHVGSGG; from the coding sequence ATGACTAGAATACTTAAAACTGTATTGATATCCACACTAGGACTTATATTATTTGTTGCTTGCAGCCGTGCACCGACACCTGAAGCTTCAGAAGAGCCGGATAACGAGCCAGAGGTTCAGATACCAATAGAAAATGAAGAAACTGAACCAGAAGAAGAATCGAACAATGAGGAGGAAGGTATTTTGTCAGATTTAACCATTAGAGTAAATAATCACACGTTTCAAGCAACAATAGAAGATAATCAAACAGCAAGAGAGTTTATTAGCTTATTGCCAATGACAGTGACACTGAAAGATCATTTGTCAAATGAAAAATTCTTTGATTTATCGAGTGGATTAACAACCAATCCAAGTAATCCCGGACGGATCAATACAGGAGATTTAATGTTGTATGGATCAAGAACTCTCGTCTTGTTCTATGATAGTTTTAATACCTCTTATAGTTATACAAGAATTGGTAGCATTGAAGATTCCGCAGGTTTGGCACAAGCTTTAGGGTCCGGAGATGTTGAAGTTACTTTTGATATTAGTAGAACCGAGGGTCATGTCGGCAGCGGAGGGTAA
- a CDS encoding sugar O-acetyltransferase, with protein sequence MNLKEFLDHVNSGLPLPGGSEIHTYMVGLSHEAMRITSELNCSYHEPEEIRALIAKLIGKPVDDSFSMFPPFYTDCGKNIIIGKNVFINSGCHFQDQGGIIIGDGTFIGHNVVLATLNHGLMPEDRGTTYPAPIMIGKNVWIGANATVLQGVTIGDNAVIAAGAVVTKDVLENTIVGGVPAKVIKKIDVPQESKRMQTNLEG encoded by the coding sequence ATGAACCTCAAAGAATTTTTAGATCATGTAAATAGCGGATTGCCGCTACCTGGTGGTTCAGAAATCCATACTTATATGGTTGGACTTAGTCATGAGGCTATGCGAATTACGAGTGAGTTAAACTGCTCCTATCACGAACCGGAAGAAATCCGCGCCTTGATCGCCAAGCTGATCGGCAAACCAGTAGATGACTCCTTTAGTATGTTCCCGCCTTTTTACACGGACTGCGGTAAGAACATAATCATTGGCAAAAATGTGTTCATTAATTCCGGCTGTCATTTCCAAGATCAAGGCGGTATTATCATTGGCGATGGCACATTCATTGGACATAACGTGGTGTTGGCGACGCTCAATCACGGTCTCATGCCGGAAGATCGAGGCACGACTTATCCTGCCCCAATTATGATTGGGAAAAATGTTTGGATCGGCGCGAATGCGACCGTCCTGCAAGGAGTAACCATTGGTGACAATGCCGTTATCGCAGCCGGAGCCGTCGTGACAAAGGATGTGTTGGAAAATACGATTGTAGGCGGCGTTCCTGCCAAAGTCATAAAAAAAATCGACGTGCCTCAAGAATCAAAAAGAATGCAAACGAATTTAGAGGGATGA
- a CDS encoding cyclophilin-like fold protein, protein MRKKQTSRFISLLLGIVLILSMIPTAFAADYNDITENAWHRVAVDYVTENNLMAGTGGGNFEPDTPMTRAMLVTILHRLEGTPPVSGDGGFSDVPDNSYYPAAVTWAADNHIVTGIGNAIFAPNNMITREQFATILHRYANFKGYNTSAFAGFDGYSDATQVSSFAINAMHWALGSQIMQGSSGKLTPGGYATRAQAAVILMRFMETVTEEEAPEPTVPVEPTDPESPMQPEQPISPLPETPRTNDRINVDIIIGNTTFTATLENNDTARAFTAQLPLTMDMSELNGDEKFYNLSDNLRADRSVNPGTIREGDLMLYGDNVLVLFYKTFSTSYSYVKLGRINDTTGLAEAVGSGSVQITFSVSD, encoded by the coding sequence ATGAGAAAAAAGCAAACATCGCGTTTCATTAGTCTGCTACTGGGAATTGTTCTGATTTTATCCATGATCCCTACTGCTTTCGCGGCAGACTACAACGATATAACAGAGAACGCATGGCATCGTGTTGCCGTGGACTATGTGACAGAGAATAACCTCATGGCCGGTACAGGCGGAGGTAACTTTGAACCGGACACACCTATGACCCGCGCAATGCTGGTTACCATTTTGCATCGTTTGGAAGGCACTCCGCCGGTATCTGGCGATGGCGGTTTTTCCGATGTACCTGATAACAGCTATTATCCCGCTGCGGTAACATGGGCGGCTGACAATCATATTGTGACGGGTATCGGCAATGCCATATTTGCGCCAAACAACATGATTACCCGTGAGCAGTTTGCCACCATCCTGCATCGTTATGCCAACTTTAAGGGATATAATACTTCTGCATTTGCGGGATTTGACGGTTATTCCGATGCAACCCAAGTCAGCTCCTTTGCAATAAATGCGATGCATTGGGCATTAGGCAGCCAGATCATGCAGGGCAGCAGCGGTAAATTAACGCCTGGTGGTTATGCCACTCGTGCCCAAGCTGCAGTTATACTCATGCGATTTATGGAAACCGTAACGGAAGAAGAAGCGCCCGAACCTACTGTTCCTGTAGAACCCACAGATCCAGAGTCCCCTATGCAACCGGAACAGCCTATTTCGCCGCTTCCTGAAACACCCAGGACGAATGACAGGATTAACGTGGATATCATAATCGGCAATACAACTTTCACTGCAACCCTTGAGAATAACGACACAGCGAGGGCATTTACTGCCCAACTTCCATTAACAATGGATATGTCCGAACTCAATGGCGATGAAAAGTTTTATAATTTATCAGACAATTTGCGTGCAGACCGGTCTGTCAATCCAGGCACAATCCGTGAAGGCGATTTGATGCTCTATGGAGATAACGTTCTGGTTTTATTCTACAAGACATTTTCTACTTCATACAGCTACGTAAAGCTCGGACGCATAAACGACACAACGGGTCTTGCAGAAGCCGTTGGTTCAGGCAGTGTACAAATTACATTTTCCGTGAGTGACTAG